From the genome of Triticum aestivum cultivar Chinese Spring chromosome 3B, IWGSC CS RefSeq v2.1, whole genome shotgun sequence, one region includes:
- the LOC123065402 gene encoding peptide deformylase 1A, chloroplastic isoform X2 yields MEALRPLSITAVPALLRAPPVPIPTFVGTGREVGGRRGKSVRAGAGGAGWLSGLLGRKGGGGAPMAMTVTPGTVKAGDPVLHEPAQEVSPGDVPSEKIQGVIDQMIAVMRKAPGVGLAAPQIGVPLKIIVLEDTQEYISYASKEDIDAQDRRSFDLLVARLLSIPSLGRRVKELHVSMKDVLVSMDIERLLSVIWMLRFRVWTEMDIP; encoded by the exons ATGGAAGCACTCCGGCCGTTATCCATAACGGCCGTGCCGGCGCTTCTCCGCGCTCCCCCCGTGCCGATTCCTACCTTCGTTGGTACTGGTAGAGAAGTGGGCGGTAGGCGAGGGAAGAGTGTGAGAGCTGGCGCAGGCGGCGCGGGCTGGCTGTCGGGCCTGCTGGGCCGGAAGGGCGGCGGTGGTGCGCCCATGGCGATGACGGTGACACCAGGGACCGTGAAGGCCGGCGATCCCGTGCTTCACGAGCCGGCACAGGAGGTGTCCCCCGGGGACGTGCCTTCCGAGAAGATCCAGGGCGTCATCGATCAGATGATCGCTGTCATGCGCAAAGCCCCTGGCGTTGGCCTCGCCGCCCCACAGATCGGCGTGCCCTTGAAG ATTATTGTTCTCGAGGACACCCAAGAATACATCAGCTATGCTTCCAAGGAGGACATCGATGCGCAGGATCGCCGTTCCTTTGATCTTCTTGTGG CCAGGTTGTTATCAATCCCAAGCTTAGGAAGACGAGTAAAAGAACTGCACGTTTCTATGAAGGATGTCTTAG TGTCGATGGATATAGAGCGGTTGTTGAGCGTCATTTGGATGTTGAGGTTTCGGGTTTGGACCGAAATGGACATCCCATGA
- the LOC123065402 gene encoding peptide deformylase 1A, chloroplastic isoform X1: MEALRPLSITAVPALLRAPPVPIPTFVGTGREVGGRRGKSVRAGAGGAGWLSGLLGRKGGGGAPMAMTVTPGTVKAGDPVLHEPAQEVSPGDVPSEKIQGVIDQMIAVMRKAPGVGLAAPQIGVPLKIIVLEDTQEYISYASKEDIDAQDRRSFDLLVVINPKLRKTSKRTARFYEGCLSVDGYRAVVERHLDVEVSGLDRNGHPMKVDASGWQARILQHECDHLEGTLYVDKMVPRTFRTVDNLNLPLATGCPPLGA; encoded by the exons ATGGAAGCACTCCGGCCGTTATCCATAACGGCCGTGCCGGCGCTTCTCCGCGCTCCCCCCGTGCCGATTCCTACCTTCGTTGGTACTGGTAGAGAAGTGGGCGGTAGGCGAGGGAAGAGTGTGAGAGCTGGCGCAGGCGGCGCGGGCTGGCTGTCGGGCCTGCTGGGCCGGAAGGGCGGCGGTGGTGCGCCCATGGCGATGACGGTGACACCAGGGACCGTGAAGGCCGGCGATCCCGTGCTTCACGAGCCGGCACAGGAGGTGTCCCCCGGGGACGTGCCTTCCGAGAAGATCCAGGGCGTCATCGATCAGATGATCGCTGTCATGCGCAAAGCCCCTGGCGTTGGCCTCGCCGCCCCACAGATCGGCGTGCCCTTGAAG ATTATTGTTCTCGAGGACACCCAAGAATACATCAGCTATGCTTCCAAGGAGGACATCGATGCGCAGGATCGCCGTTCCTTTGATCTTCTT GTTGTTATCAATCCCAAGCTTAGGAAGACGAGTAAAAGAACTGCACGTTTCTATGAAGGATGTCTTAG TGTCGATGGATATAGAGCGGTTGTTGAGCGTCATTTGGATGTTGAGGTTTCGGGTTTGGACCGAAATGGACATCCCATGAAGGTGGACGCATCAGGATGGCAGGCACGCATTCTGCAGCATGAGTGTGATCACCTTGAAGGCACATTATATGTTGACAAGATGGTTCCGAGGACATTCAGGACAGTTGATAACTTGAATCTGCCACTTGCCACTGGATGTCCTCCTCTAGGTGCATGA